The Orcinus orca chromosome 20, mOrcOrc1.1, whole genome shotgun sequence region CAGAGTTTCTTTGAGGAAAAGGTGCCTGACATCTAGCGTGGGGACTTGCTATTAAGTAAGAAGCTGGAGTGGGGGAGATGAGTGAAGATACTTTTAGGGGTGATCTGGATGGGAGATGATGAGGCCAATGTAGCACCGTAGCTGAGGGTGTAGACAGAAGTAGGTAAATTTGggagtatttttttttggccatgccgcacagcatgcgggatcttagttccccgaccaggggtcgaacccatacCTCCAGccttgggagtgcagagtcttaaccactggaccgccagggaagtccttgggaGACGTTAATGAGGAAGAGTTGAGAGGCCTCGGGCCACCCAGGGTGGGTGCTGGAGCCCCTACCATCTTGAGGAGGCTGGAGGAAGAACTGATTTGGGAGGCGGAAGACGGGGAAGCACCTGGGAAGTGCTGGGTCTGTCTTTCCTCTCAGCCGAGGCCCGGAATGGCCCTGAGGACAACTGAGTTCTCGCCTGTACTTCTGCCGCCTGGCTGCGCAACCTCAGCCAGGTCCCATCTCCTCccgggacctcagtttccccatttgtaaagtCAGTCTGGGGACCGTGGCAGCCTCCCTGCTCCCTGTCCATCATGAAGTGCTGTCCAGAGGCAGCATTCAGGATGGATAAGGGTGAGGGCATCTGACCTGCCTCATTCTTCGTCCTGCGCAGGGCTGGGTTGGAAGCAGGCCGCAGGCCCAGCAAAGTGGAGACACTCCACCCCGTCCAGCACCCCACACTCTCACGAGTCCCATCTTTGGGGAGGCTACCAGAAACCTCGGAAGAAGAAGCCGGCCCAAGCATCAGGTACAAGCCATCAGTGGGGACAGAAGAGGGTGCAGGGGTCAGATGGGAGCGGGGCTCCTTCTCCAGGACCGTCCCCACTCCCGGGAGGCCCAGTCGGCAATCCTGAGCCCTTGACAAGGCTCTGGATTCAAATGTGCCTGGGTTCAGCTGTGGTGCCTCCTCTTCCTAGCTCTGAGGCCTGGGGGTGGGTCACTCTTCTCctgtgagcctcagcttcctggtCTGGAAATTGGAGGGCCTGCCACAGGGTGGCCCTCAGATTAGGAGCCAGGCGCACGCCGCTCAAGCAGTGCTTAAGTGATGGGGCACATGGCCAGTGCCCAGGAATGGAAGCTGCTGTCAGCATTTATCATCCCTCTGCCCAGTCATCCATCCCCAGGCCAGGGCAGCAGGGAGTGTGGGGTGACAGAAGGACCCCAGTGAGGGAGGCAAGTGTCCCAGGTCCCACCTCAGCCTTGCTACTAACACTACCTGTCCCTTCCCCTTTTCGAGCCTCCGTTTCCACGTCCTTAAAAAGGGAGTTGGACCTAATCAATGATTTCCAGCTCTGGCTGCACATCTGAATCACTGGGGTGCTTTTAAAAATGCCCATTACCTGTGCCTCACACCCAGAAAGTCGGGCTTCAGTGATCTGGGTGGAACCTGGGCATCAGTATTTTCAGAGCTCGCAAGGTGATTCTAACGtgtgggcaggggaagggggtgtCTGACTAGGTGGTCTTTAACTGAGGATCTGGGCCTCTCCGGGAAGGACTGAGTGACCAGGCCAGACAAAGCTTTGAAGCAGGTTATTGGGCCCAGAGCAAAGACCCCCACCTCAGCCACTCTCTGGTGACAGTCAGGCCCCCAGCCCTGTCTGATGCCATCTCTCTGCTCTCCCAGAACGCCAGACCCGGGCCCAGAACCCTCGTCGCTGTCTGGCCCTGGACCAGCCTAAGAAGCAGGTGACCCCATCCCCAGACCAGAGAGGAGGAAACATGGTGGCGACCATCACCCCTCCAAGATGCCTCGACTCCTGCAGTCACCCCAAGGCTGTGTCATCCCCGTCTCAAGGTGACAGAAAGGGAGGAAGATCCTGGCTGACACTGCTGCATATGGCTGAGAACAGCGTCCACTGTGACATCTCAAGTTGGTGTCTTTCCTCTCCACTAACTTAACCACTCGTTTATATACCACTTGTCAGGCACCCTCGACGTCCCAGGCACAGTCCTAGTCGCCAGGGATTCTACAATGGACAAGAGAGACGCTGTGTCGCAGCCTCTTTCCaagtttccttttcccttcagGCTCTGTTGGGGGTGTAAGCAGGGGTCAGGGTCACAGAACTGGAGGCAAGAGCAGGGCCGCCTCGTGAGCCTTCCTTCACTTGAAGCAGCCAGACAAACGCTCTTGTGAGTCCCCCTCCCTTTGCCAGCTTGCAAAGGTGTGACACCCCCAGGAGATACGGGCACGACTGGAAGGCGAGGCCTCAGGTCATCCTATTCCTCTGTCTGTTCCTTCAGCCTTTCCTCCCAGAGCATCTCCTCTGGGCCAGGCCACGTGAGCGGTGCCGGTGACAGTCCAGTGAAGAAATCCCACGCTCTCACTTCCTGGGGTCGCCCAGGAGGCTGTGGGAGCCCCAAGGAGGCGCCTGACCCACCTGGGGAAGGAGGGTGTCCCAGATCTTGAGCTAAtcttgtgaccttgggccagttacttGATATCTCAATGCCTCAGTTTATTTAACTGTAAATGGGTATTATAAAAACCGTACCCTTTGGTAAAGGGCTACCGAGTAGTATGTAAAACTTAAGATTAAAACCGTGCTGCCTTGGTGAGCACTATATACTTGTTTGCgctcatcatcttcatcatcatcactcTGCTTAAGGATTTTATCTTCCTTACAGCTTCTGATAGGGCCGTGGGATTCCAGAAACCTGCAGGTGATTCAGGGAGCCCCCAAACCTCACACAGAGGCCCCAGAGCCTGAGGTTTTggctgggatggggggagggataggcTGTGGCATACCCCAGCACCTCTCCGTCCCTGCCTCTGTGAGTCCCAGGATTTGGGCCAGACACAGGAGTGACCATCCTGACTTGCCCCACCCCCCGTAGGCTGCTGTGGCAAAAACAGTGCCCAGGATGCGGGGCCTTACCCTGCCTTCGAGGCCCAGCAACGGGTTGAGAGGATCCATTTTCTCAACAGGACCCAGCCCCGTCCCAGGTAAGGGAAGCCGAGGTATGTGAGTGGAAGAAGCTGAGGCGTTTGGTGGGATTGGCTAAGGCTTGGTGAGAAATGGGGTCAATCACCACCCTCGACTGGTATCTGTGGAGTGAGCACCTCTGAGGGCCTAGCTTTGCGTCAGGCATCGTGAGCTCGAGGGAAAGCCTTGCTTCCTACGTGTTGACCAGGGCCgcatcctctccctgcctcccgtCCCGCCCTCTAGCCTGTCCCCAGTAGTCACCTGCATGGCTTTTCTAACACACAAGACCTTGATCATGTCAGTTTTTGGCTTTAAGCTATTCCCTCCTGTTGGGTAGAGCCCAGATATCTTAATTAGCATTTGAGACCCTCTCTGGTCCCAGCTCACCTTGCCAGCCCCCTTTCCTGCTCCTCAACTGCAAACCTTACCCTTAACACCACCAAATATTCGCCACTCCCTGCGGGAGCCAGGCCCGTGTCCCCTCTGGGCTTCTCACCCtttgttccctcttcctggaagctTGATCCCTTTGTCCACCTGGAAAACTACCCATCCTTTAAGCTTAGCTCAGCTCggtcctccctcctgccctgcccaccgTCTGTGTCCTCCTCAAAGCCCCATCACAGCTCTGCCCCCGTGTAGTCAGCTCTGATTACAGCTGGCCTCTCCTTATAAGCCCTGAAGCTCCTTGAGGGCGGGCACCCCCCAGCGGCCGGCACGAAGAGATCCCTGCCTTAGTCCACAGTGGGTGACACTGAGAcacccaaaggggaaagggctcGCCCCAGGGCCCACGGTGTCTCCAGCCCGGGGCTCCAGGTCTGCCTCTTCAATTTCTCCTCTTGCAGGCAGAAGCTGGTGTGCGATTACAGCGAGGAGGTGGACAAGGAGTCCCCAGATGCTGACCCTTGGCTTCCTGCCTGGACACCAAAGGGCAGCGCCCATGGTGACTGAAGCTCTGTCTGTCCTCCTTGTAGCCTGGAGTGGGGTCTTCTTGGTACCTTCCTTCTGAGGATGTCTGTGGAAGGGAGGAGAGCGGGAAAGGGATGGATGTCCGCTAAGCACAGGGATGGCAACACACAGCCTGCCCACTGTCCCTGAGCCATCAGTTGCCATGGAAGACGTTGCTGATCAATCATTATTCTTTCTGTTGATCCCAGACACTGCCTCAGAATCTTTCTTAACACAGAGCTCCAGATAGCTAAAGTCAGTCTATTGGATGTGGCACATCatgatattgatttttttcctggccATTCCTAACAAGACGCCAGGCACCGTGCCTCTTAATTTCCTCTTCCAAGCACTCACCACAAGGAACTGACAGTCACCTTTCCCCAGTGTCTGGCACCATCTGCTCAAAGCCAGCTGCTGTGCTGGGGAAGAGGGCAACCTCTGACACACCCTCGAGCCTGATATTTCCTTTTCAGGGAGCCCACTCGCCTTGGGGACTCCCCAGATTGACAACTGGAATGCGACAGGCCACCGGAGCGAGATCCTGgggctcagcccctccctctTCAGCTCCCCGGGGAAACTGCAGCCAGAACAGATCCTGGAGGATGGCGCCAAGCACCTGACCCAAGGTGAGCACCTTGGTTCATTCAGAAAAAACACCTGCAGTGACACCCACCAAGTGTACAGCCCTGTGCTGGCAGTGCTGGATAACCAGGGATGAATCCCATCCCAGCCCTCAAGGAGCCCACAGCCTGGTGGGGAGCAGCCCCAGGCCAGCGTGGTGCGTGGAAGGCTCCAGGAGCCTGGAATAGGGACCCACTCACTCTGCCCAGGTTGGTGGTTCCCCACGGGAGCTGGCCTGTGAGCCGGATTTGGACTTGGGGCAGAAGATCCCAAAGCCAAAGCCAGAGAAGGGCACTCCGGCTAGCAGGGGCGGCGGGACAGGCACGGTGCCCTGAGAGAGGCGTTCCCGCCCCAGCCACCCCTCTggtctccctccccgcccccgacAGCTCTCTTTGAAGAAGTATTCTTAGATCCTGCGTCTTCGCCTTCTGCCTGCATGCTTGAGGGACTACAGAAGAAGGTAGGTGTCTGCCCATGCATCTGTCCGCACACACGTCCatccttctctccacctgcttGATCCACTCATCCGTCCCCTCGACCTTTCAGCTCCTCCCCCACTCACCTGTCCATCCATCATGCTTCTCCTCATCCTTCCAGAGACTCACCCACCATCTGTGCCCTCACCTGCCTGCCCATCCTTTGAACACTCCCTGCTGGCCACCAGGCgccctgctctgtgctgggccctTAGAATGAACCAGACACAAAGGATAAAAGCTGAAAGCTGCCAGGTGCCCAGAAAAGACCCCACATAATTTTATGACTGCTCTATGAGTCAGGCTCTCTTGTgaacccatttaacagatgaggaaattgaaaacaGCCGGTGACCCCCAGGATCCTCAGTTGGAAAGAGCCTCCTTCCCAGGCCCCCGGGCTGATTTCTGTAGCACCGTCTGCTCCAGCAGTTCAACGTCTGACTGCCAGAGGGGCAGCCCCAGCTCCGGTCCCCAGTGTGTGGCCCCCTCCAGTGTGTGGGAAGGTGGCCCCCTGCCTCAATGAATAGCTGAATCTGCTgtagaaacaaaaatagacacCTTTAGCGGAGCTCTTGGAAGTGCAGCCACTGCACCAAGTGCCTCTCGGCCTTGCAGAGGATGTGTAGTGACACCATCTGTgcatgaaactgaggctcagaggagctaAGACTTGCCCGGGGCATCACAGCTACTTTGCAAGGTGGTAAACTGATGGGATTGAGAGAGAGTGCCCCAGAATAGGAGGCAGAAGACCCCCATCCACCTCCTCTCCAACCCCCTGTGGGAACTGGGGAAACTTAGCTTGAATTTCTGAGGAGGCATCTGGAGGCTGTTTTGAGCCTGAGCTGTTTGTGATGATGCTCGTGTGACCTCCTAGGAAAGCAGTGAGTGGGGGCCATGAAGGGACAGCACTGTCCCCCTCCGTCTTCTCCCAACTTTCTCCTTCACCCCCCAGGACACACCCCCTAAGGCCCCCGAAGACCTTCCCGACTCCCTCAGCCGGTGCCAGTCCTTGGTCTCGCTGGACCACTGCTACCTGTCGCTGTGTGAGAACAGCAAGGAGCTGTGCAGCCCCAGCTCGGAGGACACGGACACAGACTCGGTGTGGAGGCAGCAGGAGGTGAGGGAGACAGAAAGCCATCCGCCTGGTCAGTCCGCGTCTCCTGCCTGCCCTCACCTCTCTGTCTCCCACCCAGGATGTTCAGGCCGACCTCGAGGGCCTGCAGTCCTCCAGCGATGAGGATGAGAGTTATACGTGGACCCCCACCCAGCGGGCCTCAGCCCTGCCCGCAGCCGGAAGGAAGGGCAGGGCGGGCAGGGGCCTTGTGAAGCCCAATGAGAGCAAGCAaaccccctgccccacccagatGAAGAAGAAGTGTGTCAACGGCTTCATCATGTTCTGCAGGATGAACCGGAAGCAGTACATCAGGTGGGAGGGCGTCCTCTTCAGCCCTGATTGGGGCCCTACCTCACTGTCCATCCACCGGCAGAGCAGGCCACCCACTGCTGCCGACACATTCCTCAGCCACGCTCTCCCGGCCTCCCCCGGCCCCGTGGCACTGGTCagggcccgtgcactgcaagcaGTGAAACTCAGCTCAGACTTAGGAAAAATAGGAAACTAACTGGcttgaattaattaatataatgaactaattaatataattaaattaaccTGAAAAAAGAGGAGCCACCTTCAGACGTGGTTGGTCCTTGGGCTCAAGGGACACTGCCCGGGCTCCTTGTCCCCCTCCACTCCGCGCTCTGGGTTGGCTTTGTGCTCCATCacgctgggctgggctggggcaggcTCTCCCGCAGGAGCTCCAGGCTCGTGTCCTGTCTCCTGCCCCAGCAACCCTGTGGGAGGAGTGCTCCTCGTTTCTAAGATTTCAAGCAAAAGTTCTTGGGGCCGACTTGACATGATCTATCAGGCACCTAGCCCTGAACCGATCTTGCCAGTCTGCAGCCTCCGTGGAGAAGAGGTGGTGCTGGTATTGGAGCGGCGGATACAGGTCCCAGGACACGGGGTGGCCCCTTTCCAACCACCATTTAGTCCAGCTCCCTTCAGGGGGCGCAAAAGGAGGCATCTTTCAGGGCAACACGGAAAGATCCGAGTTCTCAGCTTTGGAAAGCTGTGGCTCTGAGAGGGCCAGGGACCCTTGTGTGGTCACACCGTTGGCCTTCGCCCAAGCCAGGCGAGGCTACAGGCCTCTCCtcgcctcctcctccctcctgccccagagcCTGCCCTGGGACCGCATCCACGACTGCCACCAAGGAGCTGGCCCACCTCTGGCGGATGATGACCCTGCAGGAGCGGAGACCATATTGGTGAGCAGCCCCTGCCCAGAAGGTGTGGGTGGCAGAGGCGAGGCCCCTGCTTCTCATCCTGCTCTGATTTTCAGAGCCTTGAGCTCTGTGATGTTGGAAACAGGTTGGGAGTTTCCTCGGGCAGGAGATTTGGGTGTCACGAGCTCTTATGAAAGAGTTGGGGTGACAGAAGCAGAGCGGCACTCTACCCCTGGCTGTAACTTCGAAGGGCAAACAGCTTAATTCTGGATTTGGACCCCACTGCCCTAAATTTCCTTTGCCCTCTCTGCCACAGGGAGTTTCTCAGAGCAGAAAGCTGGGTCTTAACTTCCCTGTCGCTTggtcttcttcttctcttcccctcttGATGCCCCGTCCCCCCTGAAACCCTCTCCTCTCCACCTGCCCAGCTTGCAACTGGCCCCGGAAACACACGTGCACGTGTGCAGATGGTGACAGGTCCTCACGGGAGCCAGTGGCTCCCCCGCTGGGGCCAAATAAAGCCCTGGACACCCCCTCAGCCCAGGCCCTGGTCACTGCTGGGGCCAGAGCACTGGGGGTGGGACAGAGATGGTCGGGAGGCGACCGAGGAATCCTGCCCATCCTGCCACCTCTCTCCCAGCACCAAAGCGCGCAGGTTCAGTCGCCGGCACAACCGGATCGTGAAGAAGGTCAGCTCCAGCAGTGAGGACGAGGACTGGGAGACCCCCAAGCCCTTCTACCAGCTGCTGGCTGAGAAGGCCCGCCGCCGCTATACCGCGCGTGAGGGCAGCCTCACTCCCTCCGCCACTGCCTCGCAGCTCCTGCAGCCGTGGTCTGAAACGAGGCGCCGGTGGTGAAGAGGTTGTCTCGTCCTGGGCATCACCGCCGCTAGTGCAGAGCCCCTCAGTCAGGCACCCCCAAGTTGGGAGGCGGCTATTTATTGACCCCAGTGCTTTGTGCGTTTGCCTTGATACGGAACAGCCAGAACTTCTCCCGCCCGGGGTAGCAGGCGTCTCACAGCCCCTTTCAAGCCTGGCCTGGCCTATCAGAGGAGCCgcaggtggggaggaaggacccccccccccgccacccccaacAATGAAATGCAAGGAGGTGCAGTTGCCCTCTGCCTGTCCTTTGCCCAGCCCAGAATCAAATGCTTTCACCCAGTTGTACCTCACTCTATGCCGCCGGCCCTGTTCTATTTATAGTTCTATTTATagattatttattgtttttaactaAATAAAGTGGAAACTGTTACCAGCAAGAGACAGGGCCGGGCCCCTGGTCTCCCGCTTTCTCAGCTCTGCTCACGGCAGGCACCTTCCCAAGCAGCACCACAAATCTGACCTCCAACCCTGTTCCCCCGAGAACATCTGGTCAGAAAGCCAGAGTCTCAAGGTGAGCTTTTTGTGGTTCAGCTTTTCCTTGCGCAAAAGCCGTTGGAAGATAGCCCACACCCCCCGAGGTTCTAGTTGTctgttaactttattttaattgaaatgaaGGCATAACATGtcctagaaaaataaagatttaggaTATAAACTAGACACAGGGGTCAGGGTTGGCCCGAGGGTCAAGGGATCTTTGGTCTGGGGCTGGACGTGCTACTGAGGGCTCTAGTCCAGGAGGAGCTAACGGAGGACCCTGGCCCACAGACCGCACACCCGCATCCCTCGTGGGCAGGAAGGGCCCGGCGGGGAGGGTCCATCAGTCTCCGGGCACAGGACTGCCCGTCCTCCACCCTCGGATTCCCGAGCAGTTCTGGGAACACTGGATGTCAGTGGAGCTATTAATAGTGTTTCAGGGAGTGATAGGGAGAGGGCTCAAGGGGGTTGGAAATCCAGCCATTCGGCAGGGCTTTCAGCTCACAGCTAGTACCAGGTCGAGGGGGGCAGAGCCCTTGAGTCAGGAGCCCCAAATCTCCCCATGTAGATCAGGAGGCAGAGCAAGGAGAGGGCTGTAACAGAGGAGGCGTCCCGTCAGAGGACGTTGCCCCGGACAGAAGTGGGCCTCCAGGGCGTGGAGAGGTTGAGCGGCCGCAGGGAGGGTGTAGTGTGTGTGGATGGCAGCCGTCTTCGTGTTTGAGAGGCTCCCTCCTCCCCGCTGTCCTCGAGCACCATTGTCATGGGAGGCCACGAGGCCTGGCGGGTCACAGTTCCAAGGGCTCTTCCACAGGCACCGACTGTAACTGGGTCAGGACCTTGGTCTCCACTTCCAGCCCCTCGTCAACCTCGCCCCCCGCCGTGGCCCCCAGGAGCAGCCCCTCGGGGTCGGGGTCCGGCAGCCTCAGCACCGTGTGGGGGGCCTGCGTCCCCAGCCCCTTCTCTGCCTCTAGCAGCCCCTCAGTGCCGGCGCTCAGTTCCAGCCCGGCTGGCCAGATGGGCACCGCCGCAGGCGACAGCAGGAGCCCCTCGGGCGGGGGCGCCTGGAAGCCGGGCAGGAGGCCGGAGGAGTCTGGGGAGAAGGGCAGACTGGCggcggccggggcggggggcggctgCGCAGACAGTGCGCCTAAGGCGTGGGCCTCTGGCAGAGCGGGGCTGGGGGCCACAGGGAGGGCTCCTTCGGGGACTGAGATGGCCGCGTCTGGCTTcaggggcagggccaggctgggggagggcgACAGGACCTGGGAGACC contains the following coding sequences:
- the MEIOSIN gene encoding meiosis initiator protein isoform X1; translation: MWNSSKHLCFPEQPRTNFLGPRNRRASKNHTNKLQELALLLPVALRTSTKKFTKKEILLHVLYYIHYLQRKIDAAKALLEFHTTDGDGGLGGLGWKQAAGPAKWRHSTPSSTPHSHESHLWGGYQKPRKKKPAQASERQTRAQNPRRCLALDQPKKQVTPSPDQRGGNMVATITPPRCLDSCSHPKAVSSPSQGDRKGGRSWLTLLHMAENSVHCDISTSDRAVGFQKPAGCCGKNSAQDAGPYPAFEAQQRVERIHFLNRTQPRPRQKLVCDYSEEVDKESPDADPWLPAWTPKGSAHGSPLALGTPQIDNWNATGHRSEILGLSPSLFSSPGKLQPEQILEDGAKHLTQALFEEVFLDPASSPSACMLEGLQKKDTPPKAPEDLPDSLSRCQSLVSLDHCYLSLCENSKELCSPSSEDTDTDSVWRQQEDVQADLEGLQSSSDEDESYTWTPTQRASALPAAGRKGRAGRGLVKPNESKQTPCPTQMKKKCVNGFIMFCRMNRKQYIRACPGTASTTATKELAHLWRMMTLQERRPYCTKARRFSRRHNRIVKKVSSSSEDEDWETPKPFYQLLAEKARRRYTAREGSLTPSATASQLLQPWSETRRRW
- the MEIOSIN gene encoding meiosis initiator protein isoform X4, which translates into the protein MWNSSKHLCFPEQPRTNFLGPRNRRASKNHTNKLQELALLLPVALRTSTKKFTKKEILLHVLYYIHYLQRKIDAAKALLEFHTTDGDGGLGGLGWKQAAGPAKWRHSTPSSTPHSHESHLWGGYQKPRKKKPAQASERQTRAQNPRRCLALDQPKKQVTPSPDQRGGNMVATITPPRCLDSCSHPKAVSSPSQGDRKGGRSWLTLLHMAENSVHCDISTSDRAVGFQKPAGCCGKNSAQDAGPYPAFEAQQRVERIHFLNRTQPRPRQKLVCDYSEEVDKESPDADPWLPAWTPKGSAHGSPLALGTPQIDNWNATGHRSEILGLSPSLFSSPGKLQPEQILEDGAKHLTQALFEEVFLDPASSPSACMLEGLQKKDTPPKAPEDLPDSLSRCQSLVSLDHCYLSLCENSKELCSPSSEDTDTDSVWRQQEDVQADLEGLQSSSDEDESYTWTPTQRASALPAAGRKGRAGRGLVKPNESKQTPCPTQMKKKCVNGFIMFCRMNRKQYIRACPGTASTTATKELAHLWRMMTLQERRPYCLQLAPETHVHVCRW
- the MEIOSIN gene encoding meiosis initiator protein isoform X3; translated protein: MWNSSKHLCFPEQPRTNFLGPRNRRASKNHTNKLQELALLLPVALRTSTKKFTKKEILLHVLYYIHYLQRKIDAAKALLEFHTTDGDGGLGGLGWKQAAGPAKWRHSTPSSTPHSHESHLWGGYQKPRKKKPAQASERQTRAQNPRRCLALDQPKKQVTPSPDQRGGNMVATITPPRCLDSCSHPKAVSSPSQASDRAVGFQKPAGCCGKNSAQDAGPYPAFEAQQRVERIHFLNRTQPRPRQKLVCDYSEEVDKESPDADPWLPAWTPKGSAHGSPLALGTPQIDNWNATGHRSEILGLSPSLFSSPGKLQPEQILEDGAKHLTQALFEEVFLDPASSPSACMLEGLQKKDTPPKAPEDLPDSLSRCQSLVSLDHCYLSLCENSKELCSPSSEDTDTDSVWRQQEDVQADLEGLQSSSDEDESYTWTPTQRASALPAAGRKGRAGRGLVKPNESKQTPCPTQMKKKCVNGFIMFCRMNRKQYIRACPGTASTTATKELAHLWRMMTLQERRPYCTKARRFSRRHNRIVKKVSSSSEDEDWETPKPFYQLLAEKARRRYTAREGSLTPSATASQLLQPWSETRRRW
- the MEIOSIN gene encoding meiosis initiator protein isoform X2; translated protein: MWNSSKHLCFPEQPRTNFLGPRNRRASKNHTNKLQELALLLPVALRTSTKKFTKKEILLHVLYYIHYLQRKIDAAKALLEFHTTDGDGGLGGLGWKQAAGPAKWRHSTPSSTPHSHESHLWGGYQKPRKKKPAQASERQTRAQNPRRCLALDQPKKQVTPSPDQRGGNMVATITPPRCLDSCSHPKAVSSPSQGDRKGGRSWLTLLHMAENSVHCDISSCCGKNSAQDAGPYPAFEAQQRVERIHFLNRTQPRPRQKLVCDYSEEVDKESPDADPWLPAWTPKGSAHGSPLALGTPQIDNWNATGHRSEILGLSPSLFSSPGKLQPEQILEDGAKHLTQALFEEVFLDPASSPSACMLEGLQKKDTPPKAPEDLPDSLSRCQSLVSLDHCYLSLCENSKELCSPSSEDTDTDSVWRQQEDVQADLEGLQSSSDEDESYTWTPTQRASALPAAGRKGRAGRGLVKPNESKQTPCPTQMKKKCVNGFIMFCRMNRKQYIRACPGTASTTATKELAHLWRMMTLQERRPYCTKARRFSRRHNRIVKKVSSSSEDEDWETPKPFYQLLAEKARRRYTAREGSLTPSATASQLLQPWSETRRRW